A region from the Geobacillus vulcani PSS1 genome encodes:
- the spoIIP gene encoding stage II sporulation protein P, protein MKRWRSPNVVIAIPGASIKKLLMLIILGCMMMFMLVGALTSLRPEYRPSSSSLNDMAAHFPEETFIRLFALENRYFAQLLPKERRQTNYSSLLFRLATSINPDDPRSLLGSELPGFALYDSKILIAGEGTDYTNMPYESAPPLRVMLAERQASVEELEQANKNEEEKPVPPPSRTTGGKKVVYIYNTHTHESFLPALKGVTDPDLAFHPTVNVAKVGEKLAEELEKRGIGAEVSKIDIVNELLKKGMKYSQSYDMSRQTVIAAMKQNRDLHYFIDIHRDSRRRKYTTVTINGVDYARVAFIIGGENATYEKNLQLATELHQLLQKKYPGLSRGVIEKKGAGTNGKFNQDLSENAILIEVGGVDNTFTELFRSVSAFADVFSDYYWQAEKVEAPAPAEKK, encoded by the coding sequence ATGAAACGATGGCGCTCCCCAAACGTCGTGATCGCGATTCCAGGAGCCAGCATAAAGAAACTGTTGATGCTCATCATCCTTGGCTGCATGATGATGTTTATGCTTGTCGGAGCGCTCACATCGCTGCGGCCAGAATACCGTCCGTCGTCATCGTCGCTAAACGATATGGCGGCCCATTTTCCGGAGGAGACGTTCATTCGTTTGTTTGCCTTGGAAAATCGCTATTTTGCTCAACTGTTGCCGAAAGAGCGGCGGCAGACGAATTACTCATCGCTGCTGTTCCGCCTGGCGACGAGCATCAATCCCGATGACCCGCGCAGCCTGCTTGGCAGCGAGCTGCCGGGCTTTGCCCTTTATGACAGCAAAATTCTCATCGCTGGTGAAGGAACGGATTACACGAACATGCCATACGAATCCGCGCCGCCGCTTAGAGTGATGCTGGCGGAGCGGCAAGCCTCGGTGGAGGAGCTCGAACAGGCAAACAAGAACGAAGAGGAAAAACCGGTTCCCCCGCCATCGCGGACGACGGGAGGAAAAAAAGTGGTCTACATTTACAATACCCATACGCATGAGTCGTTTTTGCCGGCGCTCAAAGGGGTGACTGACCCGGATTTGGCGTTTCACCCGACGGTCAACGTCGCAAAAGTGGGGGAAAAGTTAGCGGAAGAACTGGAAAAGCGCGGCATCGGCGCTGAAGTGAGCAAAATCGACATTGTCAACGAATTGTTAAAGAAAGGAATGAAATACTCTCAATCGTATGATATGTCTCGGCAAACCGTGATCGCGGCAATGAAGCAAAACCGTGACTTGCACTACTTCATCGACATCCATCGCGATTCACGGCGGCGGAAATATACGACGGTTACGATCAACGGCGTTGATTATGCGCGTGTCGCATTCATTATTGGCGGAGAAAATGCGACATACGAGAAAAACTTGCAGCTGGCAACCGAGTTGCATCAGCTGCTGCAAAAGAAATATCCAGGGTTGAGCCGCGGGGTGATCGAGAAAAAAGGAGCCGGGACGAACGGCAAGTTTAATCAAGATTTATCAGAGAACGCGATTTTAATTGAAGTCGGCGGTGTTGACAATACGTTTACTGAGTTGTTTCGTTCCGTGTCGGCGTTTGCCGATGTGTTCAGCGACTATTATTGGCAGGCGGAAAAAGTCGAAGCGCCGGCTCCGGCGGAGAAAAAGTAA
- the gpr gene encoding GPR endopeptidase — MEQPLDLRLYSVRTDLAIEAHEIAVEERLQQKQESAAPIEGVMIRDEEIDGVKLSHVHVMEQGAASIGKKPGHYVTIEAQGIREQNTELQQKVQRIFSEQLSAFFTRLGIPEQASCLIVGLGNQNVTPDALGPLTVENVLVTRHLFQLQPESVEEGFRPVSALAPGVMGMTGIETSDIIDGVVRKTKPDFVIVIDALAARSIERVNATIQISDTGIHPGSGVGNKRKELSHETLGIPVISIGVPTVVDAVSITSDTIDFILKHFGREMREGNRPSSALAPAGWTFGRKRKLTEQDMPSPQERSTFLGMVGTLGDEEKRRLIYEVLAPLGHNLMVTPKEIDSFIGDMANLLAGGLNAALHRQVDQGNVGSYTH, encoded by the coding sequence ATGGAACAGCCGCTCGATTTACGCCTGTACTCGGTGCGCACGGATTTAGCGATCGAAGCGCATGAGATCGCAGTCGAGGAGCGTTTGCAGCAAAAACAAGAAAGCGCCGCGCCGATTGAGGGAGTCATGATCCGTGACGAGGAGATCGACGGCGTCAAGCTGTCGCACGTGCATGTCATGGAACAAGGAGCGGCCTCGATCGGCAAAAAGCCGGGCCACTACGTGACGATTGAAGCGCAAGGCATCCGCGAACAAAACACCGAGCTGCAGCAAAAAGTACAGCGCATTTTTTCCGAGCAGCTCAGCGCCTTTTTCACGCGGCTTGGCATTCCGGAACAGGCGAGCTGCCTGATCGTCGGGCTCGGCAACCAAAACGTCACCCCGGATGCGCTTGGGCCGCTGACGGTGGAAAACGTGCTTGTCACGCGTCATTTGTTCCAGCTGCAGCCCGAAAGCGTCGAGGAAGGCTTCCGGCCGGTGAGCGCTCTCGCTCCAGGGGTGATGGGGATGACGGGGATTGAAACGAGCGATATTATCGACGGCGTCGTCCGGAAAACAAAGCCGGATTTTGTCATTGTGATTGACGCCTTGGCTGCCCGCTCGATCGAACGGGTCAATGCAACGATCCAAATTTCTGACACCGGCATCCATCCTGGCTCTGGGGTCGGCAACAAGCGGAAAGAGCTGAGCCATGAGACGCTCGGCATTCCCGTTATTTCGATCGGCGTTCCGACGGTCGTCGACGCTGTTTCGATCACGAGCGACACGATTGATTTCATTTTGAAGCACTTCGGCCGCGAAATGCGCGAAGGGAATCGGCCGTCAAGTGCGCTCGCCCCGGCGGGCTGGACGTTTGGGCGCAAACGAAAATTGACGGAACAAGACATGCCGTCGCCGCAAGAACGGTCGACGTTTCTTGGCATGGTCGGCACGCTTGGCGATGAAGAAAAGCGGCGCCTCATCTATGAAGTGCTCGCCCCGCTCGGTCATAATTTGATGGTAACCCCAAAAGAGATCGATTCGTTTATCGGCGATATGGCCAACTTATTAGCCGGGGGCTTGAATGCGGCGCTGCACCGTCAAGTCGACCAAGGCAATGTCGGCTCCTACACTCATTAG
- the rpsT gene encoding 30S ribosomal protein S20, with product MANIKSAIKRAKTSEKRRAHNASMKSAMRTAIKKFEALVELKDVEKAREAFIIASKKLDKAASKGLIHKNTASRQKSRLAKKLNSIQAS from the coding sequence TTGGCTAACATCAAATCAGCGATCAAACGCGCGAAAACGAGCGAAAAACGCCGCGCCCACAATGCCTCGATGAAATCGGCCATGCGCACAGCGATCAAAAAATTTGAAGCGCTCGTTGAATTGAAAGACGTGGAAAAAGCGCGCGAGGCGTTTATTATCGCGTCGAAAAAATTAGACAAAGCTGCAAGCAAAGGCCTTATCCATAAAAACACCGCCAGCCGGCAAAAATCGCGCTTAGCAAAAAAATTGAACAGCATCCAAGCTTCCTAA